The following is a genomic window from Nitrospira sp..
ACGGACCGCGGCGTTCATCGGTTGCCGCCCGTCCACGCTCGATACGTCCCGTCGATCGTGTGGCGGTCCGCCCCTCATTGACCGGTGCCTGCCAGGTTCCGTTTTTGATGGCATCGAGTTCTGCCTGGACCTGCCGAGCCTCCGTTTCGATCGCCGCGAGGCGGGGAGTCACCTCACGTTGGGCCGTCACGAACTTTCGATACTTGGCGAAGTAGGCATCCATATTGGCCTGAGGTGTTTTCATGGGGTCGAGCGGAATCGTCAATTCGGGGAGTCGGTCGTCGTAATAATCCACCACCGTCACGGTCGTGAGTCCCTTCTTCAGCGATCCGAGACCTGCCTTCAACAGTTCGCCGTATCGTGCATAGGGCTCGTATCGTCCGGCCTGTTCGAGGTCTCGGCGGAGCGCTTCCATGCGGCGAAGGTGTCTCTTGAGGGTTTTTCGCAAGGCCGATTCCCGTTCCCGGAGTTGCGTCAGGTGAGACAGTTCCGCTTCGCGCTCACGGTACAGGTCCTCCAATTCGGCCGAGAAGGGAAAGGGATCGACGCCGGAGGGGGAATCCGCTGGAATGCCGGCCAGGTCTTTGGGGGCCGACCGTCCTGGTGCCGGAGTCGGCGCACGATACGGCTGGCCGATCCGTTCTTTATTGTGGCGAAGCGTGGCGAGTACCAGCGCTTCTCCGTCGAGAAACAGCAGGTCGGCTTTTCGTCCGAACAGTTCCGCAACCAGAGAAACCGGGCCGTCACGACTCGTGAGGTCCAGATGAACGATCCGGTCGCCTGTCACATGTCGAATCCCGTCGATGCGCGCACCTTGGATCCTCGCCCGTAACAATTGGCAGAAAGAGGGCGGGGTCGGTGGATTGACAAGGCTTCGGCGTACAAAGTGCAACCGGGCGGTCTCGTCGTGGACGGAACAGAGCAGCCGACGGGTATGGCCGGGGACACGAACCTCGAAGAGCACGACATCGGGAAGCGGCTGGAATATTTTTTGTATCCACCCTTCGGTCAGGGCCGGAGCCAGTTCCTGAACAATGGAACCAATTTCTGTCGCAGTCAGAGACATGTGGATGCCTGCCGCCCTCAGTCGGTTGGAACAGCCCGGCACCAAGATTCGGCCTGTCGGCCAGACCCAGGCTGATTTTTAGCAGAGATAGACGATTGTACCCATTTTTGTCGCATGAGACCAAGAAGCCCACAACCGGTCAATTTGCCGCGAGAGGATGTAGTTTGGTTCGGTTCATGCCGAGGCAAGGCAAGGGAACCGTATCGGCGTATCGGTGGCATCTACATTGCTTATTCCCAAACCCAGGCAGCCGATGAGTCGGCCACAGGGAAAGGGAGGCACTCCATGACATGCACGCGATGTGAAGGACTGATGGTTTCGGACGATCTGATCGACCTTGAGGAGAGTTACCATCCTATGTGGCTGCGCGGGTATCGATGTATGAGTTGCGGCAACATCGTGGATATGCTGATCCAGCGGCATCGGATGGTTCAGCACTCGCATCTCCGTCCGGTTGCCGCGGCTCCTCCGGAGAAGCCGGTTCTTTTCGATCTCATCAAATTGACAGCCTAGGCATGGCCCCGCGCAGCCGATACCGGTTGCGCGGGGCCCACCTGCAGAAGACGGACATCGTCGCGGGCGATCCTCCGGCCAGGTTCGCCCGCTCCGTCACGACCCCTGCTGTCACGTTCTGCCATAGCCTAACAAATATGTGACGCGATCCTCCAGCCTTTCTTCTCGGTCCTTCCGTTGATCACGTACTCACGTAGGTCGCCCTATTCACCCTGCTGCTCGCGCCTTGTCAGCCACAGGGCAGTCGCGTACAGTGCGCATGCGTCTGGTGAGCCTAAAAGGGAATGGGACGATGACATTGCTTGATGCTCTGGTTCTCGACCGGCTGATGGGGGATTTTCGCCGATCCATGCGGGGGCTGCTGAGAGATCTCTGCCGGGATTTTGAGCGAAACTATGTGGAAGCCGCCAGGGCCTTTGGGTTGCCGATCGAGTGGTTTCGCACGGTCGAGCGCTCGTTGGCAGCGGCCGACTATGCCCACTGGAAGGTCGTCGGCTGGATCGAATCGTTGAATGATCTGTTGTACTTCGTCGATCTTCTGGCCCAGGTGCGGCAGGAACGATCTCGTCGAAACATCGCCGAGCAACTCCAGGCGGAGTTCAAGGAGAAGTTCTATGAACATGGGTACGCCGATGACCTGTTTCCCAACGGCACGCCCGAACCTCGTCTGCTCCTGTCACGCCTCAGCGGACTCTGCCGCCGGTTGGCGCGGGAGGTGACGCAGGAATCTCTCTGCCTTGCCCCTCGACAGGCCTGTGAGTGGGTGACGACACAGGAGAGGAAGGCTTGGTCGGTGCCTTGCGACCTGAACG
Proteins encoded in this region:
- a CDS encoding Fibronectin/fibrinogen-binding protein — its product is MSLTATEIGSIVQELAPALTEGWIQKIFQPLPDVVLFEVRVPGHTRRLLCSVHDETARLHFVRRSLVNPPTPPSFCQLLRARIQGARIDGIRHVTGDRIVHLDLTSRDGPVSLVAELFGRKADLLFLDGEALVLATLRHNKERIGQPYRAPTPAPGRSAPKDLAGIPADSPSGVDPFPFSAELEDLYREREAELSHLTQLRERESALRKTLKRHLRRMEALRRDLEQAGRYEPYARYGELLKAGLGSLKKGLTTVTVVDYYDDRLPELTIPLDPMKTPQANMDAYFAKYRKFVTAQREVTPRLAAIETEARQVQAELDAIKNGTWQAPVNEGRTATRSTGRIERGRAATDERRGPFRRFLSSDGHHIFVGRNARENDDLTFDLAKSEDLWLHARGVPGSHVVVRLEKGTDPPPDTLTDAATLALLYSDLKKSGKGEVIYTRRKWVRKSKGQAPGAVTVTQEKALYVTLDRRRLDALKERSHGKG